A region of the Stieleria neptunia genome:
CTGTATGATGAAGGTGAGTCGATCAATCGATCGTTCGAACGGAAGAACGAGACACGACACCACCACACAAACCTCGCAGACGAGATGATGTTTCGGTGAACCGCTGTCGGTTGATTGATGGGCACCGCATGGAAGAGGCGTCGGTGTTCGTTTTACGTTGTATTGCAAAGAAGGGGCTTTTTGTGATCGTTGAGAAATCGAAACCAGACTGGGATGGTGATTCAGGCCGCGAGCCCCTTGCGGTGTCTCAGCCGACGAAAGTGGATTCCGCGCGTGATCGAACTGCAGACCTTCAGGACTTTGTTTCTCACCTCCGCCGGGACGCAGTCGACGATCCGATCCACTATCTGATCCGCAGCAACACCTCGTGTGACGGCGAATGACCCACGGCATCGACTTCGGCACCAAACGGGTTGCCGATTGTGAGCGGCAGGGCGCAAGTCCTCCGGTCGTTCGAGGGGCGTTTGAGCCGCGACCGGACGGCTCTCGGGCTGTCGTTTTTGTCGGGTTCTGCTGAGTTAATGGTGAGCCGCTGGCCGTAAGGCCTCGGGCAGGCGTCGCAGTGCCCGGCCGCTTACGCGCCCGCGGCTCATTAAATCGACCGCCCGCTCGCGCCGTTCCGCCAGCACCGTCGTGCCAAAGTCGGTGCAATCGAGCCGCCCCCCGCCGAGGCTGCACTTTTTCTAGCGAAACCGAGAAAGATCCCCAAATTTTCTTTCCGGCCGCCCCAAGAATGCGATTTGGGTGCCGAACAGGAGAGCGAAACCCGAGCCGACCCAATGAAGGCTCTTTTTGAACGCCAATTTTTGGGGATCTAAGTCCATGTTAAAGAAAGCCATCGTCGCCGGCGGTGCCGTCGCACTTTTGTCAAGTTTGGCCGTCGGTGTTCCGCTGGCCAGTTACACCCGATGCGGGGTCAGTTGGCTCCGCGATTCTGCCAGCGATGCCGTCCCCCTGGAGTGGGAATTGAAGCGGGCCCGCCAAATGATCAGCGATTTAAAGCCTGAGATCACCGACAACGCCAAGCGGATTGCCCGCGAGAAGATCGAAGTCGTCCGACTGGAAAAACAGTTGAATGAAACCGAGTCACGACTGGCCTCGGCCCAGAACGACATCGAACGATTGACCGGCGATTTGGAAGGCGGCAACGAGTACTTCACCTACGCCGGACGCACCTACACCTCGGTGCAAGTCAAAGACGATTTGAAGAACCGCTTCAAACGCTTCAAGACGCGCCGCGCGACCGCGGACAAGCTGCAACAAATGCTGACCGCTCGGCAGTCGACGTTGAGCGCGGCACAACATCGCATGGAAGAAATGCTGAGCGCGAAACGTCAATTGGAAGTCGAGGTCGAGAACTTGCAAGCACGCTTGGGGGCACTTCGCGTCGCCCAGACCGCCAGCGAGCTGAGCTTGGATGACAGCCACCTGTCCCAAACCCGTCGACTGCTCGACGAGATCGAAACCCGCATCGACGTCGAAGAGGAGACGATGAGCGTGGACGCGGAATACTTTGGTGAGATCAACTTGGAAGATTCCGGCGACGAAGACCTGCTGGACGACATCGCCAACTACTTTGATTCCGAGCCCGGCCAGTCCAAGGCGCTTGTCGCCATTCAATTGAACTGAATGTCGCGCCCGTTTGCGACGTCACCTGTTCGCCGAAGTAGTCTATTCGCGAACGTTGCTGGAAACCTACGCTTCTCCTCTGCTCTTGCCCGATGAACGAAACGATCCGCCCGACGACCGAACCTGCCCAGACGTCCGCGTGGCGTTTGTGGATCGATCGTTGCGGCGGGTTCGCGTTGCTGGCCGGTGACCGTCTGGCCGTCGGCGGCGCCCGCCCGGATTCAACGACCGACATCCAGGTCCGGACCGATTGGCGGCGCCGCGAAGGAACGTTGGTTCGCCGCAACGGTGACTATTTCTGGACCGCGGCGGAGGATGAAGAAGCCGCGGGCCGACAGGATTCCGCCGGCCGATTGCTGGTTTCCGACAGCGTGTTTCCGATCTCGGGTTCGGCCACGTTGCGGCTGCATCAGCCTTCGCCGCTGTCGCGTTCGGCGGTCCTTTCGCTGGATCCGCCCCATCGGTTTGACCAACACATCGACCAGATTTTGTTGGTCGATCAAACCATCTTGATCGGGCCCAGCGTCGGCGACCATATCCGCTGCACCGCCGTGGACACTGCGGCGGTGCTGGTGATTCGCGACCAGCGCTGGCAGGCGAAACTGAGACCCGGCGCGTCGACGGACGGATCGTCGCGTCGCACCAATCGACCGCAACCGGTCGACCTTGTCCCGGGACGCCGAGTCTCGATCGGTGAACTCGACATGATGTTGGAAGAAGTATGAAAACTCTCGCCCCCGATACTCGCACACTCGTTGGCCGAGACATGACCGAACCACCCATCGACGCGGCCGACGATGCCGCCCAGCAACCCGGCATCGGCAATCCCCACGGCTCTCCGACCGACAGCGAGGCGGAACGCGGACAGCGTCAGAAAAGAAAAAACGGTCGGGGACTTGCCGCCAAGTTCTTCCGCTGCTGCCAACCGAAGTCCAGGGGGGAAGCGCGGAAATCGAGCGACCGGGAACCGCAAATTCCGGGTGACGGTTCCGCGAATGGGGATAGAATGCAACCTGCGTTTCGCGAAACTTCGCTCGGATCGCCCCCCGAAAATCGACCGATGTCCTTCACCTATGCCCCCGGTGCTCAGCCGCTGCCGCCGTACACGATACGGCGTGGAGTCGGTGTGGGCGGGTTCGGCGAAGTTTATTTTGCGGTCAGCCAGGCGGGCAAAGAAGTCGCGCTCAAGCGGATTCAACGCAACCTGGAAATCGAGCTGCGGGGCGTCTCGCAGTGTCTGAACCTGAAGCATCCGAATCTGGTTGCCCTGTACGACATTTGCCGGGACGCCGACGGTGGGTCTTGGGTGGTGATGGAGTACGTGGCCGGGGCGAATCTGCGTGAGGTTCTGGACCGCAACCCGGATGGATTGCCCGAACCCGAGGCGCGGCGTTGGTTTGCCGGCATCGCCGCGGGCGTGGCCCACCTGCACGGCGCCGGTTTGGTCCACCGCGACCTGAAACCCGGCAACGTCTTCGATGATCTGGGCATCGTGAAGGTCGGTGACTATGGGTTGAGCAAATACATTTCGTCGTCGCAACGGGGCGGCCACACCGAAAGCGTGGGCACGTTTCATTACATGGCCCCGGAAATCGGCCGTGGCAAGTACGGTCGCGAGATCGATGTCTATGCATTGGGAATCATCCTTTACGAACTGCTGACCGGACGCGTGCCGTTTGACGGAGAGAGCTGTCACGAAATCATTGTCAAACACCTCACCGCGCTGCCCGATCTGTCCGGGGTGACATCGCCGTATCGGGAAACGATCCTGGCGGCATTGGACAAGGACCCGGCGAAACGACCGGCCACGATTGCCGAGCTCGTTGCCCCGCTGGGACTGTCGGTGTCCGACGCCGCTGCGGTCCCGACGCTGGTCAGCGAGGTCGCCGGGGACGCACAGCCGCTGCAGGGCCAGGGGCGTGATCACCGGCAACACGCTGCTTCGGACACCATGCAGCCGGCGGAAAACTTCGCCCCGCTGCTGGGACTGGAGTATTCCGATTCGGCGGCGGCGTCTCCGGCCTCGGCCGACGAACCGCTGCTACGAGCGATCCGCTCATCGGCCCACGATTTACGTGCCTGGTGGAAATCGCTGGAGCAATCGCCGCGGTCGCGATTTTGGATCGGCGCCTTCCTGGCGTTTGTGCTGTTCATCAACACGCATTGGTTGTTGCCCGCGCTTTCGATTCTGGGTGCGTTCTACGTGCCGTACTACATCATTCGACAAATGGTGCTGCATTCGAGTGAACAGCCCAGCTATGCCAAGGCGCATCGTATCGCGTCACAAGCCGGTCCGTCCAACAAGGCCCGGACCAGGCAAGAATGGCGAAGCGAGGTGCGTCATCTGTTGCGGGCCAAGCACAATTTGGTGCGGATGGCGGAGTTGAATACCTCGTGGATCGCGTCGTCGTTGACGGTGTTGACGATGGCGGTTGCCGCGGGCGTGATCGGGCTCCGCAGTGGCGATGTCAGCGCCGTCGACGTGGCACCGTACTTCTGGATGGGATTGGTCGTGCTGGTCGGCGCGCAGGGCATCCTGGGACTGGGAAAACTTTGGGAACGCGATGACGGCGAAGGGCTGCCCAGGCGGTTGGTGCTGGCCGGCGTCGGCGCCGGAGTCGGCCTGTTCGCCTATGCATTGAATGAATTTTTCCTGCTGTCGCTGGTTCCCGGCGGCAGCGAAATGCTGGGCGCCGAATTGCCGCAAGCACTGTATCGTGAGGATTCGACGATCCGGGCGTCGGGCATGATGGCTCACTTCGCCTTGTTGTTCGGCGGCATCCGTTGGTGGAAGTCGGTTGATCCGCTGCGGCGAACCCGATTGAGTCTGTGGAGCGTGGCGGTGGTGTGTGTCGCTGCCTGGGGAGTCCAGCAATTGATTCCTGTGCCGCAACCGATGGGATTGTTGGTCGCCGGCGGGCTGGCGATGGCGACACAAATGTCGGCCCCTTGGATCAACCCACGCATGTTCGCGGCCAACCCTTGGCCGAGACGCAAGCATCCGTCACCCCGCCTTCGGGAGGCAAACGTATGAAAACGCTCTTTCCCGCCGCCTCGGCCTGTTTCGTCGTCGCGTTTGTCGCGTCGGTCGGACTCGCCGAATCGTCTCTCGAAGCCACGGCCAACCGCGCCGGTGAAACCGTATCCGAGCAGCCGCGTGCCGAGTCATCCGCGTCGGCCGACTCGGAGTCGTCCGCCAAGCCGAAACGCGCGGAACTGTCGGTCGCGCCGATGGACCACGTGACCTATCCCGACGATCGACCGGGCTGGATCGAAACCGAGCCGGACCTGCAATCCCCCGTCCATAGTTGGGTGGTCACGACCAGTGGCGCCGAGACGATGGAACAGTGTGAAGCGGAACTGGAAGTGCTCAAGCCGGCCGCGGTGGCGCTGTACATCAAGGAAACGACCGGGTGGCTGTGCGACGATGCGTTTTTAGATCAGCAGTGGATCGAAGACGAACTCATCGATCGGCGGTATCTCGGTACGCTGAAAATGGGCGACCGCGAATTGTACGAGATCGCGGTCGAGCTGAAGTTTGATGCCGACAGCCGAAAACGAATTCGAAGGGCAATGAATAACTCCGTCGTCGGTGAGCGATTGCGGGCGACGGCAGGACTGTTTGCGTTGGCGCTGGTCGGACTGTGCTGCACCGGAGGCGTGCTGGGGGTGTTCAGCCGCCGTTACGCGTCCTAACCGATCGCGTCCACCGCGCGTTGATTCGATTCAGACGCACCCGGCAGCGATTGGGTCGCTCGCCCGATTTCGAGACCGGTACGATGTGAATCAGCGGATTTTGCCCCACTGGCCGCCTGCGGTGGGATAGCCGATCGCGTACACCTGTCTACAATCTGCGGTAAGCTTTCCCATTGGTGATTCCCGGGCCAGGCAGCAGAAACGATGATCATGACAGATGAAATTGCCCCCGTTTACAATGCCGCGACGATCGGAGCGGACAGTATCCTGCTCGTAGACGACACGTTGATTTTGCGTGATCGACTGGCGATGGCGCTGCGGCAACGCGGGTTTCGCGTGCAGACGGCCGGCAGCTATGACGAAGCGGTGGAAGTCTTCCAGCACTCGCCCACCGACCTGGCCGTCTTGGACCTGAGA
Encoded here:
- a CDS encoding serine/threonine-protein kinase translates to MTEPPIDAADDAAQQPGIGNPHGSPTDSEAERGQRQKRKNGRGLAAKFFRCCQPKSRGEARKSSDREPQIPGDGSANGDRMQPAFRETSLGSPPENRPMSFTYAPGAQPLPPYTIRRGVGVGGFGEVYFAVSQAGKEVALKRIQRNLEIELRGVSQCLNLKHPNLVALYDICRDADGGSWVVMEYVAGANLREVLDRNPDGLPEPEARRWFAGIAAGVAHLHGAGLVHRDLKPGNVFDDLGIVKVGDYGLSKYISSSQRGGHTESVGTFHYMAPEIGRGKYGREIDVYALGIILYELLTGRVPFDGESCHEIIVKHLTALPDLSGVTSPYRETILAALDKDPAKRPATIAELVAPLGLSVSDAAAVPTLVSEVAGDAQPLQGQGRDHRQHAASDTMQPAENFAPLLGLEYSDSAAASPASADEPLLRAIRSSAHDLRAWWKSLEQSPRSRFWIGAFLAFVLFINTHWLLPALSILGAFYVPYYIIRQMVLHSSEQPSYAKAHRIASQAGPSNKARTRQEWRSEVRHLLRAKHNLVRMAELNTSWIASSLTVLTMAVAAGVIGLRSGDVSAVDVAPYFWMGLVVLVGAQGILGLGKLWERDDGEGLPRRLVLAGVGAGVGLFAYALNEFFLLSLVPGGSEMLGAELPQALYREDSTIRASGMMAHFALLFGGIRWWKSVDPLRRTRLSLWSVAVVCVAAWGVQQLIPVPQPMGLLVAGGLAMATQMSAPWINPRMFAANPWPRRKHPSPRLREANV